A stretch of DNA from Cannabis sativa cultivar Pink pepper isolate KNU-18-1 chromosome X, ASM2916894v1, whole genome shotgun sequence:
CAACAGTAGATCTTCGCCCTTGATATCAGACATATTTTCCTTCCACAAGTCTTGAATGACCTCTTCAAGAAGTGCAAGTACAGGAACCCAATCCTGTGAAAAGAAAAAGGGGCACTCAGATTAGACACCATAGCATCTGCTTATTCCAACTGTTTTCTGTAACTGTACCCACTCCAGGAACTTAATACTTATATTAGAGCAAGTTGGCAATTTGATGTATTGCACGTAAGACAGTATGAGCTCAACTTAAATGAGTACTTCTGACAAAGCAGAGAAGAAATTACCTTGAATTCTACATAGGTTTTTGATGGCTCAAAGTTTAAATCATAAAAGGAGCGAGGGCACCTTATGTTCAAAATGAAAGCAGGGTATATTTGAGCTCTACTTCGTTTTCTGGTTTGGAAATTATTGACAGCTTTTCCTTGATCGAACCAATGATATCTAGTTGCCAACTGATTCACCAATTTATGGATTGGCCCTTTGCACACATACCGTGAATTAATATCTGCAGATGTTAGTGTTAAGGTAAACTATTGAATGAACATTATTCAAAGCACAATACATCCACAATGAAAAATTCAGAGTTAACAGGCATAGAATCGGATACAGATATATTGAAAGACCTGCAAAAGCACATATGAAGCTGTAAGAAACAGGGAGCTAACAAAAGAAAATCCATATATTTAGTATCATAACCACAAAATGTGAATCTTGCTACCTTGATGCTCAAATTATCACAAGGGGAAGATATGTATCCAGAAAGCTTAATTTTTCCGCTACTACTTTTCAATTCATGAAGAGAGGTGGAGATCTCGGTCCCAAAACAAGTGGTCAATAGGGACATGGGAGAAGAAGGTAGTGTGTAGAGAAGTACATCCTCACTGCATACATCATAGATCTTGTAAACAAGAAAAAAGAGTATTTGATCCAACTTCAACTGTGACTAGAAATTACCTTTCTATATCAACAACTTTAAAAGATACATTTGAGTGCACAAGGGAAATTCTCTGTACGCATTTCTTGATCGATTGCAAGACCTTCTTAGGGCTTTCAGttaataaacaaacaaaacaacacataaatgTCCATTCCAATTACTGTTTGTGGAATGAAATTAACACAAAGAGAGCTGGAAGAAACCATCACATGATATAAATCACAACAAAGTAAAGAGAAAACCCAAGTAGCAAGGTACCTTGATTGAATATACTTCCTCCGAATTGGTTGGTTGTAAAATAAATCCCGAACAGAAACTGTAAAAAAAGCCCATTTCAACTTGAGGTAATGAACAATTACCAAGAACTTTACTTGTTCTAAGgaaattaacataaaactaCAACATCATAAGCGATTAACCTACAAAGCAACTAGCATTCTTCATCCATCAACCAATGTAAATAGTAGAGTCACTCAAAAACCAATTGATCACAAGTTAAACTTACACAACAACAACGTAAGTATAGCAATTTCCATATACAAGTTCCAACAACAAGTCCATGGGATGGGAGGGCGTTACATCTGGAGACACAAGAATATCTTTATAAGATCATATAACAATATTAGGAATAGGGTCTGCACCTGTCGTTCCCACATCCTTCCTATCATCATATATTCCGAGATACAAACATTTGCTTCCCTGCAACAAATAGAGGAAAGTCAATACAGGCATTTCTGCTTAAACTATATCATttgtaagaaagaaagaaaaagacacACCTTCATAACTTTGCGGTATCCATTAGGCCTCCCAGAAGCTTTTGTTACAACTTCTAACAAGGATACATCGGAAATTGAAGCCAATGCTTCCCCTCGAAACCCAAAGCTCTTACATTCATTATCCTTATCAGCTAAATGATCAAACTTCGATGTTGCTGCCCACACATTATTAAAGTAAAGTTACAGTGTATGAATCTTTCagaatttgaaaagaaaagtaAGCAACTTTATTACCATATCTTTCTCCCAAAAGCACCAAATCATCTCTCGGAATGCCTGATCCTACAAAATGTGCGAAAAGGATTACAAAAAATGCATTTTCTTCCGACAGAGAGAGAAATAAGAGAAACGGGTACTCACCATCATCTACCACTTTGACATAAGAACTCCCAACGCCTACAAAAACTGATACCGTTGAAGCAGCAGCGTCGAGGCTGTTGAAAACGAGCTCTTCGACCACAGTGGCAATGTCAAAAAGAATGATCCCAGAGCGCAGTGAAGTACGAAGAGGTTGGGGCAATGATTGGATGGTGGCCATGGATTTGGCCACCACTTCCActagggttttagggtttaggagGGAAAAGTTGATAAATTTGGTTGAACTGAGTTAATGGGAGAAAAGGGTGTGTGAGTGAGTGTGTTTAGTTTTCGAAAAATGGAGACTTTATAGTTATTTTAGCACAGAATAAGAAAACAGAGGACAGAAGGGTCGGTTCgttagtttgtttttagttattaaaaattCAGTCTTTACGGAAAAAAAACATATGTAAAATGAAAATTTTGGGTAAGAAATGAAATGGATTGATGAGGAGAATTACAGTTgtggttaaaaaattattttatgttggatAATGATTGTGGCATTTACGTAGTTTCTTAATAAAGAGAAGGTTACTTACATTAATTATATCCAATTAGCCAATTTCTTTGTTCCTCTCctcataaatttattatatataaatatttaattttttttaattaatttaatagatGTTATGTTATGTAATGTAATGTCATGTAAGAAAGAATATGTATTGTTTTGTATTGTACACACATATATAAGATGATCTTGATCAGGAGGAGGAGTCAGGACCTGAATTTTCATCTCCCTCTCCTCTTTCTATATCTCAAAACCCTAATTACAGCTTGCCCTATATCTTTTCTCTTCTGGGCTTTGTTTGGACAATAAAGATCAGGTATTTATTTCTCTTACttacaactctctctctctctcctcttctCTTTCACTTTCACATACCCAACTCATGCTCTCCACGATTCATTCATTAGGATCTTAATCATCTTATACTGCCTCTGAATCTCAATTCAATTTCTCTAATTATGTTgttttgatgatgatgatgatggtctTTCAGCTTTCTGTAAAAGCTCAGGTTTTTAATTAGAATTTGCAATTTGTGTTATTGGGGTCTTCTCTTTGTTTCCAATTTGTGTTGAAAAAACACAATTGGGCTTTGCACTAATTCAAGCTTTAACTTTATGTTTTATTGGCAATGGAAGGGATCGAACATGTGATGTTTGAatatcaaattaattatacaataAGAAATGATTGGTTTTGTAATTGGTTTGGATCATAGAAGATCATGAATGAGTTATTGGGTGTTTTGAGAACGACTCTTGCTTTGTTGATTCAATTAATTTGCTCTATAAGTACAAAGATTGGATATTGAATCTCAATTAATAAACATTTTCTTATAATTCTTTTTCATGTAGATGTAGATTTAGTGGCCATTCTCTCTTTGTGGTGTAAAAGGAGGTAAATTAGAGAAGGAAACAATGGAGACTAATCTATGTGATGTGAATCATTTGGATTCTGATGTTCTTTTGCCTCCTCGTAAGCGCCTACTTGCAGGCCTCAAAAAACAGAGTTCAGATGTTGATGCTTCTTTGCAGCTGTCTCTAGCTGCTTCCTCCTCTTCTTCATCACCCGCCTTGGCTCCCAAACCCGGCTCTCCTGCATTTCCTTCATCACCTACCTCGGACCAATTCAACATTCGTCTGAGCAATCTGTTGAGCTCTCATAATAATGCTAATCTATCTCCTGATGAAATAGTAGATGCTTCAAAATCAGCAGCGGCTTCTGCAGTTAAGGCAGCAGAGGCTGCTAGAGCTGCAGCCGAAGAAAAGGCTGCAATAGCAGCAAAGGCGGTGGCTGCTGCAAAGGCAGCATTGGATTTGATTGCTTCTTTTTCTGAAGAAGCTGTCAACAAGGAAAGATATCTGAAAAAGAACAAGTCAAAAAAGCATGTACCGGTTCAGCTATTGTACAAAAAATACCAACCTATTCagaattgtaagaaggatgagGAATTGGCGCGTAATTTGCATAGAGCTATAAACAGCTCACCAAGAATATCAAAGAACTCTCCTAGTCCCGAATACAAGGGTCATAAACACAAGAAACTTAAAGCCTTATCGAGTTCTGATAAAACTAGAGATTCAAATGACAAATACTACACATCTAGTTGTAATGGACAACGAGAAATTGCAGGCGAGGTTGATTTTGAAGGTCCTGGCAGAGTGTTATGCGAAAGTAAAGCAGATGACAAGGTATGTACATATGATAAAGCTGGACAATCAGTAGATATTGGAGAAGCAGAAATAGGTCAGCCAAAGGAGAAAATTTTAGATGATATTTGTGGTGGTAGTGGTAAAAAGAGAGGAAGAGTGAAGCTAAAGAAGTTGCCTTTAAGCATGTGCAACTTCAGGGAGCAAGCTACTACTCCCAAAGGCGAGGTGGATATACGAAACACGCCCTTGACTGATATGAACATGGGAAATCCTAAAGCTGGTAATATGTCTTTGTTTACTACTACTGTAGAGTCTTCTGGTGAGGGAGTGATGCCAATTGAGGCGAAATCAGTTTGGAAATGTCAGGGGTTCAAGGCACCTGAATGTGTCAAACAAAATAAAGTGGTGCAGTCATAATAATTATATGTCCAACTCCTCCAAACCCCATTGTTGTGACATAATATGGATTCCAATCCAAGATAGAAGTTTGATAGCTGAGGTAGGATTCATAATCATAATGATGCTCTTCTtacagaaaaagaaaagaaaaaaaaagaacggCTTTCGTTTGATCTTTTTTGTTTAAAACTTGTCTTTTGTAATGGGACATGAACTGACCAAGTGTAAATTTAGATGTTAAATTGCTTTGTATCCATGTTTTTACAATACAGGATTTGCCTTTTGTTCATTTGACGGCAGATCATCAAGTTGAGATTATAGGGGTTGCAATAAATGTGTAAGGTTGGTTGCTTAGTAGAGTCAAGAGTGTACTTCATTGtgccttttttttcttcttcttcttcttctttttcttattattattatgtagaTACAGACAACACAGTCAATGTCTTTGCtacttttttgttatttaatggCAAGTTAAATTCATTATGTTTTAAACTACAATATGTATCTATCCTATTAGAATTGTAAAAAGAATGAATTTTGTAGAGAAACTTTGCTATAAATGGTGTCTTAATATGTTCAAATCTCTTTTGGGGATGTTACCCTTATTAAATTTATGCTACACAGAGACAAAGATCCTAAAGGAAGAAGCTTCAGATGAAAGCCAGCAGAATAAGTCATGTTTAACTCTGCTTTAAGTACTGTCCAGAATTTGGTGTCCCAGTAAATGTGATTAAGAAAAGTGGTTATTCttttcttgtcttttgacaATGGATTCCATTCCAACTAAACATTGGGAATCACCAAACTCAGACATATGATTCCATGTCGGTTGATATATTGTACTGTAGTAGTATTTTAACTGAGATGAGAGATTAATTAAAGATTTGATCTTTAGACAAGACAAGGGGAGAGGGGAGTTATCCTTAGTTAGTTGAAGTTGTTTTCAAAGCTAATTAATTTGGGCACCCAAGTGAGAGTCAGTGTCAGTCAGAGTATACATCTcatcaaataataaagaaacaAGAGAACTAGAGAAGACCCCATGTACCCTACTCCTACTCCTACTTTAATGGATTGTTTtcagttttctattttattttgtttgtttcttAAATTGATTATGTCATTGGTCACATTTGGCCTTACATTATTACATacatcttaaaataataatattttaccaTTAATTGAATAAACAGTTAAATAAATCAGCAGTTTTACATGCACAGTTAGTTTCTTAAACGTAAGTTGGTTTGGTTGGATTCTGTGCAATAATTTAGAACAAAACATCACTTACACTGTTTTCATTGGTTGTCCTTAATAATTTGACACAACAGCTGAGCCTTGGATTTTGGATCAACCTGAACTAGTTACTAATCCCAaagtttgatttttcttttccttaattttatgaaaaagcCAACTTTAAAGTTGGCCACGTGCTCCTTATACTTACATATTTCCTGGATCCAACAATTGATTTGAAATCATGGAGTGTGtccatatttatatttttattattttttacagtatttcatttcatttcatttcatagTGTCTGTGATGGTGAAGCCACCACACCACCACCATAACTTTTCCTTCATTTTTTGTTtcacaaaataaaaagtaaaagcaGTGTGCCTGTGatgcaataattaataattaataattaaaatagcagTGGCACTGAAGAAAGGTGAGTGGAATAGCATGTGGAAAACTGGTTGTGTTGTCTGTCTGGTTTTCACTTTTCTCTCTTATAGTATCATAGAACAGATAGTCAAAATTCTCTTTTTCTGATATCATTCCCCACAAAAATCAATACTAATTTACATCTTTTATagttaatcaaaaaataaatcttaTTAGCAGTGTGTAACAAACAAAAAATAGAACACAATCAATCAATAATGTGATATAGAGTAGACTAGAGTGAAGGTGGAGGAAGGAGAGGGCAGGGACTGCACCACCACCTACATCCTTCTCATCCCTTCTTCTGCTTCTTCTTCACTTGCCCACCTTAAGCTGAAGCTTGCTCATCCCGACATTCACCTTTTCCACAGTTGCTTCCTTCTTACTTGCACTCTGACCTGAACTGCTTGCATTAATCCATGGATGTTGCAGGCACTGCTGCGCACTTGGTCGCTTCTCTGGTGCAAAATCGAGAACTGGACAAAGAAACTCTGCAAACTCTCTGGCTTCACTCTCTGAAAATCTGTATTTTTCAATCAACAGTTTATCCAGTGACCAATATTTTAGTCTCCTAATTCGCTTTAGATCACCGTGTCTATCAAACAGATCCTTCGAGCGAGCTCCTCCGATAGCTACCTGCAAATGCAAGCATGTGATACACCAaacaataatatatacatactCACACAGCCAACCACTCCACTTGAGGTGATAATCACCAATGACAGAATGAAAGTAGTAACAACAACAAAGGGAGGGGAAGAATACCTTCCGAGGGATCTTTCCAAGAAGTTCCATCATAAGAGCAAGGTGATCCTGAAATCATCACAGTAAAGTTCAATGGTGACTATGGATGATGAGAATATTTATGCACATACAATAAGATCTTTTTTTTTCAACCATGAACATGCTTAAATCAAAATATGGTGACATGCAGTTCGGATAAATAAGTATATAAATGACAACAGCTTAATACAAATTTCACAAAGGAAGATCAGAAAGTGGCAATGATTCAAATTTATCATGTTGAAAAATCATTGCTTGGAATTAGCTAACACTAGTAACGAACATCATAAACTAACAATGATTACAAACCATTTCAAAACACCAAATTGCTGCATATTTAGTCTATAGAAAATGTTTTATAGGTTGAAGATCTTAAGTATGAAGGTAGAGAAAGCAATCCGTACCTCGTCCTCACTAAAGCCTTGTCCATCTTTTGGAGCAAATAACATGTCGCCGGTAGCAAGTTCAAAAGCAGTACAAGCAAATGACCACATATCAACTGAGAAGGAATATCCAGATTGCAGAATAACTTCAGGAGCCCTATACTGCCTCGTCTGAATCTCATCCATGAACTGCTTGTCAGCCCAACAAGCATTTCCAAAGTCCACAACCTTGCACCTTACATCAATCCCATCCATAGTTTTCTCAGATTTTGGAGCTTGTCCTCCCATAGAAGCTCTCCTTTCAGATATCTTGGCAACTGCCCTCCTAGCTCTCCTTTTCAACTTCTTCTCAATAATATTCATGGTAACTCCTCCATTCGGGTTTCCCTCCGGCTTTTCAATAATGGGAGAGTGACCAGATCTAATTGGGTCTTTGGAAGGATCAATGGTGTTGAATAGAAGAATGTTTTCTGGTTTCAGATCAGAGTGGATTATACCAAGTTCTCTATGCAAGTAATCAAGGCCTATCAATATGCATCTGCAAATCTCTCTAACTTTATTCAGTTCCATGCCTTTGTAACGGTTGTACTTGATTAGGCGGAGTAAGCTATCTCCAAGAAATTCCAGGACCATACAAAGGTGCTGACCATTTGGGCCTGCATGCTTGAAATGATCGATAAGTCTAACAATACATTTAGAATTTGAAGGGTCACCCTTAGCAATGGCAGAAAGGAGTTCAATCTCATGAAGAGCAGCTTGAGCAAATTGTGCTGCACTTTTCTGGATCTTAAGAGCAACGTAGCTCTAAAAaaacattaaccaaaaaaattcAATCAATACTAGATTCAGATTCAACAAGAAATGCTCCTAAAGTTTTAAGTATTTTCCTTCAAGGATCAGTTTCACGTGCATGCATGTAGAAAATTCAAGTCACTACAAAACAGAAACGTATAATAATGAAGATCAAGGATCTAAAAACTTGAATTAACAGATGATTTTCGGAAAAAGGCTTAAAGTTTGAGTCTTTCAGAAGCAAATAGGATTTAGATTGAACAGCTAAGATCCATATATATTAGTTTATCCATCGAATCGATCCCTAATAAGTTTTCAATCTAAATTTCAGGGCTATTCAAATAATAATCCACAAGTATGTAtgaagataataataataataataataatcgtTGAATTTGTTGAATGGATCCACTCATGATATATAAAGGAAGT
This window harbors:
- the LOC115702599 gene encoding uncharacterized protein LOC115702599 isoform X2, with product MSCSSSSGSDDDDEGIDSYRKGGYHAVRVGDQFNGGRYVAQRKLGWGQFSTVWLAYDTTSSSYVALKIQKSAAQFAQAALHEIELLSAIAKGDPSNSKCIVRLIDHFKHAGPNGQHLCMVLEFLGDSLLRLIKYNRYKGMELNKVREICRCILIGLDYLHRELGIIHSDLKPENILLFNTIDPSKDPIRSGHSPIIEKPEGNPNGGVTMNIIEKKLKRRARRAVAKISERRASMGGQAPKSEKTMDGIDVRCKVVDFGNACWADKQFMDEIQTRQYRAPEVILQSGYSFSVDMWSFACTAFELATGDMLFAPKDGQGFSEDEDHLALMMELLGKIPRKVAIGGARSKDLFDRHGDLKRIRRLKYWSLDKLLIEKYRFSESEAREFAEFLCPVLDFAPEKRPSAQQCLQHPWINASSSGQSASKKEATVEKVNVGMSKLQLKVGK
- the LOC115702599 gene encoding uncharacterized protein LOC115702599 isoform X1, producing MSCSSSSGSDDDDEGIDSYRKGGYHAVRVGDQFNGGRYVAQRKLGWGQFSTVWLAYDTTSSSYVALKIQKSAAQFAQAALHEIELLSAIAKGDPSNSKCIVRLIDHFKHAGPNGQHLCMVLEFLGDSLLRLIKYNRYKGMELNKVREICRCILIGLDYLHRELGIIHSDLKPENILLFNTIDPSKDPIRSGHSPIIEKPEGNPNGGVTMNIIEKKLKRRARRAVAKISERRASMGGQAPKSEKTMDGIDVRCKVVDFGNACWADKQFMDEIQTRQYRAPEVILQSGYSFSVDMWSFACTAFELATGDMLFAPKDGQGFSEDEDHLALMMELLGKIPRKVFFPSLCCCYYFHSVIGDYHLKWSGWLCEYVYIIVWCITCLHLQVAIGGARSKDLFDRHGDLKRIRRLKYWSLDKLLIEKYRFSESEAREFAEFLCPVLDFAPEKRPSAQQCLQHPWINASSSGQSASKKEATVEKVNVGMSKLQLKVGK
- the LOC115702603 gene encoding uncharacterized protein LOC115702603, which translates into the protein METNLCDVNHLDSDVLLPPRKRLLAGLKKQSSDVDASLQLSLAASSSSSSPALAPKPGSPAFPSSPTSDQFNIRLSNLLSSHNNANLSPDEIVDASKSAAASAVKAAEAARAAAEEKAAIAAKAVAAAKAALDLIASFSEEAVNKERYLKKNKSKKHVPVQLLYKKYQPIQNCKKDEELARNLHRAINSSPRISKNSPSPEYKGHKHKKLKALSSSDKTRDSNDKYYTSSCNGQREIAGEVDFEGPGRVLCESKADDKVCTYDKAGQSVDIGEAEIGQPKEKILDDICGGSGKKRGRVKLKKLPLSMCNFREQATTPKGEVDIRNTPLTDMNMGNPKAGNMSLFTTTVESSGEGVMPIEAKSVWKCQGFKAPECVKQNKVVQS